The sequence below is a genomic window from Myxocyprinus asiaticus isolate MX2 ecotype Aquarium Trade chromosome 9, UBuf_Myxa_2, whole genome shotgun sequence.
TGGATTTTGGATATCAATAAATTGGAGAGTAATTAAAGATGTCTaaagatttgtgttttttttaactacTAAAAAATAACCgttacagatatcagaaattaacattgccattAGTGAAATCCAAATGACTGATAAAACAAATTAGCATTTCCACTAGTTGCAATTCagttcttgatatcaggaatggacatttgcatttgtaacaatttagttattgatataaaaaattatcatttttactagtaagtagtgcattgctgatatgtgTAATTGGAATTTCAGCTAGGAAGGAATTTTAGATATCTGTTGTTGTGTTTTGAATAGGAGTAGATGACACTAGTCTACTaatccactagtgaaaatgctgctaCCGAAATCAAGTATTatagtttttactagttgaaatttaatttttacataaaGAATGAGCTTTTTAACTAGTATTGCTAATAATCTAAGCATATAACTAGGTGGATGCTAATTACATAGTTTTAACACATTCCAACATGCGAGTCACAAACCTAGATTTTTATGGAGAGTGTCTGAAGAACCTTTTGGATTGTGAATAAAAACTACATTTCTGCAGGCGTGTACATCATCAACCTTAAAAAGACCTGGGAGAAACTGCTGCTGGCTGCTCGTGCCATCGTTGCCATCGAGAACCCAGCTGATGTGTGCGTTATCTCATCCAGAAACACTGGCCAGGTACTTGTCATGCAAGCCAACTCAATAACCGGTCAGTCATAACTGCTACATTTGTCTGAGAAATACTCATTTAAAAATTCATTAGTGCTTAGACTTGAATTGCAATAATTTGAGgttgcacattattaaaacccAGCACTGATATCGGTGTTTGGGTGTCGGAAATGTGCTAGAGTGAATTGGCTGGGTTTTCGCTAACACCATGAGGGCTCTTTGTCCCATGACTGGGGTTTGATAGTGACCTGAGCCACAAATTATTCACCTCTCAGTTTGAGTTGTGCTGGACTAAACCATTTGCATTGAAAATAGTTATTTTCACTCTTGCTGTTGTTTCCTCTCAGAGAGCTGTGCTCAAGTTTGCCTCTGGCACTGGCGCTACCACCTTTGCTGGTCGTTTCACTCCTGGAACCTTCACCAATCAGATTCAGGCTGCTTTCAGAGAGCCCCGCCTCCTGATTGTGACAGATCCTCGTGCTGATCATCAGCCACTGACTGAAGCCTCTTACGTCAACATCCCAACCATTGCACTCTGCAACACAGACTCCCCTCTGAGATACGTCGACATTGCCATCCCATGCAACAACAAGGTACTAATGACAAACTAAATCCATACGGTTTGTTTACATGGAATTTAGGTGCATTTTTCTCTAATGTGGACTAATGGCCCAAAAGGAGAATTTATGTTTTTCATATTGTATACTGTGATTGCTCCATGTGAGACTCAGTTGTCCGAATGCTTGTTTCAGGGTCACCACTCTGTTGGTTTGATGTGGTGGATGTTGGCCAGAGAGGTGCTGAGGATGCGAGGCACCATCTCTAGGGAGCACCCATGGGAGGTCATGCCTGATCTGTACTTCTACAGAGATCCTGAAGAGGTACAGTGCTGtcctttgtcattgttaaatgcaCGCTTGCCACCCATGATTCATGTTTACTAATGCTTTTTGGTTGGAACCTTATTGCCAATGCATCCTTTTAGTTGTCATTTAAAGCATAGCTAGTACTTTGTTTGTAGATCCTTCACTAATGCTTTGTTCCACCTCTAGATTGAGAAGGAAGAGCAGGCTGCTGCTGAGAAGGCTGTGGGTAAGGAGGAGTTCCAAGGTGAATGGACCGCTCCAGTGCCCGATTTCAACCAGCCTGAGGTTGCTGACTGGTCTGAGGGTGTTCAGGTTCCATCTGTGCCCATCCAGCAGTTCCCTGCTGGCATAGAAGGTAAGTTGATTATGGTTGGATATCATAATTTTCAGGGGACATCAGCTATTTAGGGCTGTAGTTTTAACATTTAAACTTCTCTGTAGTCATGAGATTAGCTTGAGTATGTTTGTGGGCAAAACCTTATGATTCTGTGAGAGACCACTGGACTAACTAATACATTACCATTCGCAGCAGATGCTCCTACCAAGGCTGCTCCAGCAGAGGCGTTTGCAGGCAAGTTATTTTTCCCCCTGTTTATTGCTGACTTTTTACTCAAGACAAACAAATGAAGGTCAAATTCACAAGAATGgcatagaatgtacagtagtctGGTCTCCTTGTGGTATATAACATTGAGTGTCATTTTTAACCCTTCTTTCTCAAACAGAGGACTGGAGTGCTCAGCCTGCCACTGAAGACTGGTCTGCTGCCCCTACAGCTCAGGCTGGAGAATGGGGTGGCACCACTGCAGACTGGTCTTAGGCGAAGCGTCTACCAAGTGTCTTGAGTGATGCcattgaatcaataaaattgattttcaaatcttgtttgtttttttctttataaattatataattgctAGATTAGCAGTTAGAGATCATAagcatattaaatattaaaatatgtcaaTGTTTAACTTTTAACATAAATTAATGCTTATGGACATGCTTAAaggtgaagttcacccaaaactgaaagttctgtcatatactcaccctcatgccatcccagatgtgtatgacttctgcagaacacaaaagattattagaagaatatatctgctctgtaggcccttgcaatgcaagtgaatggtggctagaactttgaaggtctagaaagcatataaaggcaacatgAAAGTGTTCCACATGAGtgggtaaatccatatcttcaaaagtggtatgatagatgtggatgagaaaccgataaatgtttaaaggtgcactctgtaatttttttcccccctcattaaagtttaacttctaaagacatgaattgtattcttgtaatatactgtatgtaggaaaTAATGAGCACTCATAttaaaaatgaagactccagttattAATAACTATATTAGCTGTTTAATAAAGTGgtcttattctacatggagagggtctgtaCATGGGGGCTgcaatgttagaatcacatgaccagccaaatattacttgcttaatctcagtaaccgtcctgttattcaACACTTTcacttattaaaataattatggctgactgtgaataaagttttacaatggcatctgaaactgaaaactgttcaTTTTAATTGATGCTCCATCCAAGCTGCTTTGTGTCAataagtccaagatgatacaAAGACAGAAGTTACTccacctttaaaggtgcaatatgtaatatatttgctGTACTAAAGTGTAAAATTatcatatgttatcagagatttaggaaacatgctaagttgaaatactggcttatccgaaaacaatgctacagccagtatattctactttgaaatgtctgttccgggccggaatttctgtttgtgttttggcctgtgtgatcccgcccactgcccatttcccaatagtattttgacaccccgggttgccagatttcaaaCAAGTTAGTAGGCAAacagcgcgctgcagccatggaagccagcaatacatctagttaacattgacatttataaaaaaatccacatgagctggtatataatttgcaaacaataaaaacattgcaaacgtatacattagctgatcaacttacagtgtaaggcttgtCGCTTGCCATTGagagtttgctcgttcctgttgtgtgtcctcaacctggcaacccgagTGAGCTTCGCGTCTgtgggggaggagggggtggtggagacaactctctccaatattttggactgcagtacccattttaaacgcttgatgtcaatgttacatattgctccttaaAGGActgtaaatctctactttcacattctttttgtttttggcaattcatattatttgtgcatatctccACCTGGTGTGCAGGGAGGaggatttattgtaaaaagggacttaactattgatctctttttcacccactcctatcatatcacttctgatgacatggatttaaccactgcagtcgtgtcgattatgtttatgctgcttttatatgcttatCAGACCTTCgaagttctggcaaccattcacttcaCATTGTTTAGACCTAAAGAAATGAGatgttcttcaaaaaatctttgtgttcagcagaagaaagtcatacacatctagaatggcatgagggtgagttaatgagagaattttcattattgggtgaactttaCCTTTAAAACCTTCATGCGAGGTTGATTTAAttggtaacactgtacaatagCAATGTGTTCATTAACGTGAACTAACAGTGCACTTGGACAGTATTTATCTTGGTAAATGTTGATTTCTAcatactaaatattttttttaaatgtgttatgaactaacaatgaacaatactgtatttgtaaataaacattagccacaattaataaatgctgtaaaaatctaATTGCAAGCTCACGATACCTAACGCATTAACTAGTgttaaataaaaccttattgtcaagtgttaccatttaaataatagaCCTATAGTGACATCCATTTCAACAAGTATTTCACCTGTATGGGTGGTGTTTTGAAGCTGAAGTAACATCTTGATGTCAAGTGCATGCACCAATTCACATCGTTGTTCATTTCCTTTTGAtttctttaacatttttgcaCCTTTTGACGCCCTTAGTATAATTACGTGTCTATAAAGGTTATTTCAAACAGTCTTCAAACTTGGCATGTTTCGAAGTGAAATTATTTGAGCACCCCAGATTTATCCGAGCAGTGTAGAATATATGTTAATGAAATGGAGAGCTTTTGAGATTTTCTCAGTAGATATATACAACAATATTTCTAAATTATACATCAGGCATCTTTGTCATAATTGATAAACATTTctattaaaaacacaattttattcACATTTCTATTAAAACGCACTAAACTGAGCAAGTACCTTATCACATGCCCAGATGCCCACCTCATATTTAAAAACGCGTTGCATAGCAACAGCGTGACGCAACACCGCCAAACATGTCAGATTCAGGCGAGATTAGCTAATGGGAAGATTATACACCACATAACGAGCACATTTAGTGCTTTAAAGCACATTtatgtacattacatttattttatttagttcatAAGTTGTGAGAGGATGTGTTAATGTAAAGAAATCGCGCTCTGTTGAATAATTCGCACAGAAACGCAAGCTTGTTCGCTAACTTTAGCTAGCTGGCTAATTCACTCCATCCAGCGAAGTGAATCTGTATCTGAATCTGGGATTGATTAGTTTGTTATTGCTTTGTACTTGTAGCTGTAGTTCTGATACTTTTTGTCTGCTTTATGAGTGCCAGTGAAATGACTGTCTAACCATCTGCGAGTTTCAGGATTGTGTTTTTGTTGGGAGAAAGTGAAGCATCATCATCATGGTAAGTAGAAGCTATCAACTAACTCATGGCCAGGTTCTTGTTTATGCACTGGTTTTATGTGTGTTAtttaatttatagaataaaaaggACAAGCAAAcacaattttatttgttttaagttgGCATAGACGTATAAATACAAGAACTTTTAAATGTGGATGTATTTTTGACCTCTACTGTCAGTTGTTAAATGTAACATGTTCCCCTTGATTATTTTTAcaatgatacacacacacacacacacacacacacacacacacacacacacacacatatatatatatatatatatatatatatatatatatatataaatgtatcattgtaaaaataatatatatataagctcagcaaaaaaagaaactctaattttcaactgcttttattttcagcaaacttaacatgtgtaaatatttgtatgaacataaaaagatttaacaactaagacataaactaaacaagtttcacagacatgtgactaacagaaatggaataatgtgtccctgaacaaagagggggtcaaaatcaaaagtaacagtcagtatctggtgtggccaccagctgcatcaagtacttcagtgcatctcctcctcatggactgcaccagatttgccagttcttgctgtgagatgttaccccactcttccaccaagccacttgcaagttcctggacatttctggggggaatggcccttgccctcaccctccgatccaacaggtcccagacgtgctcaatggggattgagatccgggctcttcgctagccatggcagaacactgacattcctgtcttgcaggaaatcacgcacagaatgagcagtatggctggtggcattgtcgtgctggagggtcatgtcaggatgagcctgcaggaagtgtaccacatgagggaggaggatgtcttccctgtaacgcacagcattaagattgcctgcaatgacaacaagctcagtctgatgatgctgcgacacaccgccccagaccatgaccctccacctccaatcgataccgctccagagtacaggcctcggtgtaacactcattccttcaacgataaacgcgagtccgaccatcacccctggtaagacaaaaccgcgactcatcagtgaagagcactttttccaGTCCTgcctggtccagcgaaggtgggtttgtgcccataggcgatgttgttgccggtgatgtctggtaaggacctgccttacaacaggcctacaagccttcagtccagcctctctcagcctattgcagacagtctgagctctgatggagggattgtgcattcctggtgtaactcgggcagttgttgttgccatcctgtacctgtcccgcaagtgtgatattcggatgtaccgatcctgtgcaggtgttgttacacatggtctgccacttcgAGGATGATCCGCTGTCCTTcgtgtctccctgtagtgctgtcttaggcgtctcacagtacggacattgcagtttattgccctggccacatctgcagtcctcatgcctccctgcagcatgtctaaggcacattcacacagatgagcagggaccctgggcatctttcttttggtgtttttcagagtcagtagaaaggtctctttagtgtcctaagtttttatgactgtgaccttaattgcctaccgtctgttagtgccttaatgaccgttccacaggtgcatgttcattaattgtttatggttcactgaacaagcatggaaaacattgtttaaaccctttacaatagagatctgtaaagttatttagatttttacaaaattatctttaaaatacagtgtcctcaaaaagggatgtttctttttttgctgagttttttctga
It includes:
- the rpsa gene encoding 40S ribosomal protein SA isoform X2, which produces MSGGLDVLQMKEEDVLKFLAAGTHLGGTNLDFQMEQYVYKRKSDGVYIINLKKTWEKLLLAARAIVAIENPADVCVISSRNTGQRAVLKFASGTGATTFAGRFTPGTFTNQIQAAFREPRLLIVTDPRADHQPLTEASYVNIPTIALCNTDSPLRYVDIAIPCNNKGHHSVGLMWWMLAREVLRMRGTISREHPWEVMPDLYFYRDPEEIEKEEQAAAEKAVGKEEFQGEWTAPVPDFNQPEVADWSEGVQVPSVPIQQFPAGIEDAPTKAAPAEAFAEDWSAQPATEDWSAAPTAQAGEWGGTTADWS
- the rpsa gene encoding 40S ribosomal protein SA isoform X1, whose amino-acid sequence is MSGGLDVLQMKEEDVLKFLAAGTHLGGTNLDFQMEQYVYKRKSDGVYIINLKKTWEKLLLAARAIVAIENPADVCVISSRNTGQRAVLKFASGTGATTFAGRFTPGTFTNQIQAAFREPRLLIVTDPRADHQPLTEASYVNIPTIALCNTDSPLRYVDIAIPCNNKGHHSVGLMWWMLAREVLRMRGTISREHPWEVMPDLYFYRDPEEIEKEEQAAAEKAVGKEEFQGEWTAPVPDFNQPEVADWSEGVQVPSVPIQQFPAGIEADAPTKAAPAEAFAEDWSAQPATEDWSAAPTAQAGEWGGTTADWS